The proteins below come from a single Xiphophorus couchianus chromosome 20, X_couchianus-1.0, whole genome shotgun sequence genomic window:
- the LOC114134978 gene encoding myosin heavy chain, fast skeletal muscle-like, with amino-acid sequence MSLEPEMECFGPAAIYLRKPERERIEAQNTPFDAKTAYFVSEPAEMYLKGKLVKKEGGKATVEVQGGKSYTVKEDEIFPMNPPKFDKIEDMAMMTHLSEPSVLYNLKERYAAWMIYTYSGLFCVTVNPYKWLPVYDAMVVAGYRGKKRIEAPPHIFSISDNAYQFMLQDRENQSILITGESGAGKTVNTKRVIQYFATIAVAGGKKFEPIPGKMQGSLEDQIIAANPLLEAYGNAKTVRNDNSSRFGKFIRIHFGTTGKLASADIETYLLEKSRVTFQLSAERSYHIFYQLATGHKPELIESLLITTNPYDFPMISQGEITVKSINDVEEFIATDTAIDILGFTADEKANIYKLTGAVMHHGNMKFKQKQREEQAEPDGTEVADKIAYLMGLNSADMLKALCYPRVKVGNEMVVKGQTVPQVNNAVSALCKSVYEKMFLWMVVRINEMLDTRQPRSYFIGVLDIAGFEIFDFNSLEQLCINFTNEKLQQFFNHHMFVLEQEEYKKEGIEWEFIDFGMDLAACIELIEKPLGIFSMLEEECIVPKATDMTFKSKLYDQHLGKSAPFQKPKPAKGKAEAHFSLVHYAGTVDYNVLGWLDKNKDPLNDSVVQLYQKSSSKLLTHLYASHAGSDDAKGGKKGGGKKKGGSFQTVSALFRENLGKLMTNLRSTHPHFVRCLIPNESKTPGLMENFLVIHQLRCNGVLEGIRICRKGFPSRIIYGDFKQRYKVLNASVIPEGQFIDNKKASEKLLGSINIDHTQYRFGHTKVFFKAGLLGTLEEMRDEKLVELVTMTQALCRGYVMRREFVKMMERREAIYSIQYNIRSFMNVKTWPWMKLYFKIKPLLKSAETEKEMAQMKEDFAKTKEELAKALAKKKELEEKMVSLLQEKNDLQLQIQSEGETLADAEERCEGLIKAKIQLEAKLKETNERLEDEEEINAELTAKKRKLEDECSELKKDIDDLELTLAKVEKEKHATENKVKNLAEEMASQDETIAKLSKEKKALQEAHQQILDDLQAEEDKVNTLTKAKTKLEQQVDDLEGSLEQEKKLRMDLERAKRKLEGDLKLAQETVMDLENDKQQSEEKIKKRDFEISQLLSKIEDEQTIGSQLHKKIKELQARIEELEEEIEAERAARAKVEKQRADLSRELEEISERLEEAGGATSVQIEMNKKREAEFQKLRRDLEEATLQHEATAASLRKKQADSVAELGEQIDNLQRVKQKLEKEKSEYKMEIDDLSSNMEATAKAKANMEKLCRSLEDQLSEVKTKNDEHIRQLNEINSHKARLVSENGEISRQLEEKESLVSQLTRGKQAFMHQIEELKRHLEEEVKAKNALAHAVQSARHDCDLLREQYEEEQEAKAELQRAMSKANSEVAQWRTKYETDAIQRTEELEEAKKKLAQRLQDAEESIEAVNAKCASLEKTKQRLQGEVEDLMIDVERANALAANLDKKQRNFDKVLAEWKQKYEESQAELEGAQKEARSLNTEMFKMKNSYEEALDHLETLKRENKNLQQEISDLTEHISETGKTIHELEKGKKTAENEKVEIQTALEEAEATLEHEESKILRVQLELTQVKSEIDRKIAEKDEEIEQIKRNSQRVMESMQSTLDAEVRSRNDALRIKKKMEGDLNEMEIQLSHANRQAAEAQKQLRNVQGQLKDAQLHLDEALRGQDDMKEQVAMVERRNTLMMAEIEELRAALEQTERSRKVAEQELVDASERVTLLHSQNTSLINTKKKLEADFVQVQGEVEDAIQEARNAEEKAKKAITDAAMMAEELKKEQDTSAHLERMKKNLEVTVKDLQHRLEEAENLALKGGKKQLQKLEARVRELEGEVEAEQRRGAEAIKGVRKYERRVKELTYQTEEDKKNIARLQDLVDKLQLKVKSYKRQSEDAEEQANAHLSRYRKVQHELEEAQERADIAESQVNKLRAKSREMGRGKEAEE; translated from the exons ATGAGTTTGGAACCGGAGATGGAGTGTTTTGGCCCGGCGGCCATATACCTCCGGAAACCAGAAAGGGAGAGGATCGAGGCTCAGAACACTCCCTTTGATGCCAAAACAGCTTACTTTGTATCAGAGCCTGCTGAGATGTATTTGAAGGGTAAACTAGTGAAGAAGGAGGGTGGCAAAGCCACGGTAGAAGTTCAGGGTGGAAAG AGCTACACTGTAAAGGAAGATGAAATCTTCCCTATGAACCCTCCAAAGTTCGACAAGATTGAAGACATGGCCATGATGACCCACCTCAGTGAGCCCTCTGTACTGTATAACCTCAAAGAGCGATATGCAGCATGGATGATCTAC ACCTATTCTGGGTTGTTCTGCGTCACTGTGAACCCCTACAAGTGGCTGCCAGTGTACGATGCAATGGTTGTTGCAGGATACAGAGGGAAGAAGAGAATTGAGGCTCCTCCCCACATCTTCTCTATCTCTGATAACGCTTATCAGTTCATGCTCCAAG acCGTGAGAATCAGTCGATCCTGATTAC CGGAGAATCTGGTGCAGGAAAGACTGTGAACACCAAACGTGTCATCCAGTACTTTGCGACAATCGCAGTAGCTGGTGGAAAGAAATTTGAGCCAATTCCTGGAAAAATGCAG GGGTCGCTGGAAGATCAAATCATTGCAGCCAACCCCCTGCTGGAGGCCTATGGTAATGCCAAGACAGTGAGAAATGACAACTCATCTCGCTTT GGTAAATTCATCAGAATCCATTTCGGAACAACTGGAAAGCTGGCTTCAGCTGATATTGAAACAT ATCTGCTGGAGAAGTCTCGTGTGACATTCCAGCTGTCTGCTGAGAGAAGTTATCACATCTTCTACCAGCTCGCAACAGGCCACAAACCTGAGCTAATTG aGAGTCTCCTCATCACCACCAACCCTTATGACTTTCCTATGATAAGTCAGGGAGAAATCACTGTCAAGAGTATCAATGACGTTGAAGAATTCATCGCCACTGAT ACTGCCATCGACATCCTGGGTTTCACTGCAGATGAAAAAGCTAACATTTACAAGCTAACAGGAGCTGTGATGCATCATGGAAACATGAAGTTCAAGCAGAAGCAGCGGGAAGAGCAGGCTGAACCTGATGGCACTGAGG tgGCCGATAAAATCGCCTACCTGATGGGCCTGAACTCTGCTGACATGCTCAAAGCTTTGTGTTACCCCCGAGTGAAGGTTGGGAATGAAATGGTggtcaaaggtcaaactgtGCCACAG GTCAACAATGCAGTGAGTGCTCTCTGCAAGTCTGTCTATGAGAAGATGTTCTTATGGATGGTCGTCAGAATCAATGAGATGTTGGACACCAGGCAGCCAAGGAGCTACTTTATCGGTGTCTTGGACATCGCTGGTTTTGAAATCTTTGAT TTCAACAGCTTGGAACAGCTGTGCATCAACTTCACCAATGAAAAACTGCAACAGTTCTTCAACCATCACATGTTCGTCCTGGAGCAAGAAGAGTACAAGAAGGAGGGAATTGAATGGGAGTTCATTGACTTTGGCATGGACTTGGCTGCGTGCATTGAGCTCATTGAGAAG CCTCTGGGCATCTTCTCCATGCTTGAAGAGGAGTGTATTGTTCCCAAGGCAACAGACATGACCTTCAAGAGCAAACTGTATGACCAACATCTAGGAAAAAGTGCTCCCTTCCAGAAACCAAAACCGGCCAAAGGCAAAGCTGAGGCTCATTTCTCTCTGGTGCACTATGCTGGCACTGTGGACTACAATGTTCTTGGCTGGTTAGACAAGAACAAGGACCCTCTGAATGACTCTGTGGTACAGCTTTACCAGAAGTCTTCATCGAAGCTGCTGACTCACCTCTATGCTTCCCATGCAGGATCAGATG atgccAAAGGGGGGAAGAAAGGTGGAGGCAAGAAGAAGGGAGGTTCCTTCCAAACTGTTTCAGCTCTCTTCAGg GAAAACCTTGGGAAATTGATGACCAACTTGAGGAGCACCCATCCACATTTCGTGCGTTGTCTCATTCCTAATGAATCCAAAACCCCAG GTCTGATGGAAAACTTCTTGGTTATCCACCAACTGAGGTGTAATGGTGTGCTGGAAGGCATCAGGATCTGCAGGAAAGGTTTCCCCAGCAGGATCATCTATGGTGACTTCAAGCAGAG gtACAAAGTACTGAACGCTAGTGTTATTCCTGAAGGCCAGTTCATTGACAACAAGAAGGCCTCTGAGAAACTCCTGGGATCCATCAATATTGACCACACTCAGTATAGGTTTGGCCACACCAAG GTGTTCTTTAAGGCTGGACTGCTGGGTACACTGGAGGAGATGAGGGATGagaaactggttgaactggtcaCAATGACCCAGGCTCTCTGCAGAGGTTACGTGATGAGGCGGGAATTCGTAAAGATGATGGAAAGAAG GGAAGCCATTTACTCCATCCAGTACAATATCCGTTCATTCATGAACGTCAAGACATGGCCATGGATGAAGCTGTACTTCAAGATCAAACCTCTGCTGAAGAGTGCAGAGACGGAGAAGGAGATGGCCCAAATGAAAGAAGACTTTGCCAAGACCAAAGAGGAGCTGGCAAAGGCTTTGGCTAAGAAGAAAGAACTGGAGGAGAAGATGGTTTCTCTTCTTCAGGAAAAGAATGACCTGCAGCTGCAGATTCAGTCG GAGGGCGAAACCCTGGCTGATGCAGAGGAAAGGTGTGAGGGGCTCATCAAAGCAAAAATCCAGCTTGAAGCCAAACTCAAAGAGACCAATGAGAGACTGGAGGATGAAGAAGAGATCAATGCTGAGCTGACAGCAAAGAAGAGAAAACTCGAGGACGAATGCTCTGAGTTGAAGAAGGACATCGATGACTTGGAGTTGACTCTGGCTAAAGTGGAAAAGGAGAAACATGCCACTGAAAACAAG GTTAAAAACCTGGCAGAGGAAATGGCTTCTCAAGATGAGACCATTGCTAAGCtgtcaaaagagaaaaaagcccTACAAGAGGCCCATCAGCAGATCCTGGATGATCTGCAGGCAGAGGAAGATAAAGTCAACACTCTGACAAAAGCCAAGACAAAACTGGAGCAGCAAGTGGACGAT CTTGAAGGTTCCCTGGAGCAGGAAAAGAAACTCCGTATGGATCTTGAGCGAGCAAAAAGGAAGCTGGAAGGAGATCTGAAACTGGCTCAAGAAACCGTAATGGATCTGGAGAATGACAAGCAGCAGTCTGAAGAGAAGATAAAgaa GAGGGACTTTGAAATAAGTCAGCTTCTCAGCAAGATAGAGGATGAACAGACCATCGGTTCTCAGCTACATAAGAAGATCAAGGAACTACAG GCTCGTATTGAGGAGCTGGAAGAGGAGATTGAGGCTGAGCGAGCTGCTCGAGCCAAAGTGGAGAAGCAGAGGGCCGATCTCTCCAGGGAACTCGAGGAGATCAGTGAGAGGCTTGAGGAAGCTGGAGGTGCCACATCTGTTCAGATCGAGATGAACAAGAAGCGCGAGGCTGAGTTTCAGAAGCTGCGCCGTGACCTTGAAGAGGCCACCCTGCAGCATGAGGCCACGGCCGCATCTCTCCGTAAGAAGCAGGCCGACAGCGTGGCGGAGCTGGGAGAGCAGATTGATAACCTCCAGAGAGTCAAACAGAAgctggagaaagagaaaagtgaatACAAGATGGAGATCGATGACCTCTCAAGCAACATGGAGGCCACTGCAAAAGCAAAG GCTAACATGGAGAAGTTGTGCCGCTCTCTTGAGGATCAATTGAGTGAGGTGAAGACCAAGAATGACGAGCATATTCGTCAACTTAATGAAATTAATTCTCATAAAGCTAGACTGGTGTCTGAGAATG GTGAAATCAGTCGTCAGCTGGAGGAAAAAGAATCTCTTGTTTCCCAGCTTACTAGAGGAAAACAAGCCTTTATGCATCAGATTGAGGAGCTCAAAAGACACCTTGAGGAAGAGGTTAAG GCCAAGAATGCTCTGGCTCATGCGGTTCAGTCGGCTCGTCATGACTGTGATCTGCTCAGAGAGCAGtatgaagaggagcaggaggccAAAGCTGAGCTGCAGCGCGCTATGTCCAAGGCTAACAGCGAGGTGGCTCAGTGGAGAACCAAGTATGAGACTGATGCCATTCAGCGCACTGAGGAGCTGGAAGAGGCCAA GAAGAAGCTCGCCCAGCGTCTTCAGGATGCAGAAGAGTCCATTGAGGCTGTGAATGCAAAATGCGCCTCACTGGAAAAGACCAAGCAGAGGCTGCAGGGTGAGGTGGAGGACCTGATGATCGACGTGGAGAGAGCTAATGCTCTGGCTGCAAATCTTGACAAGAAGCAGAGGAACTTTGACAAG gttCTTGCAGAGTGGAAGCAGAAGTATGAGGAGAGCCAGGCTGAGCTGGAAGGAGCTCAAAAGGAGGCTCGTTCTTTGAACACAGAGatgttcaaaatgaaaaactccTATGAAGAAGCTCTGGACCATCTGGAGACTCTGAAGAGGGAGAATAAGAACCTGCAAC AGGAAATAAGTGATTTGACCGAACATATTAGTGAAACGGGAAAGACCATTCATGAATTGGAGAAGGgcaagaaaacagcagagaatgAGAAAGTAGAAATCCAAACAGCCCTGGAGGAAGCTGAG GCCACCCTGGAGCATGAGGAGTCTAAGATTCTCCGTGTCCAGCTGGAGCTTACCCAAGTCAAGAGTGAAATTGATAGAAAAATTGCAGAAAAGGATGAAGAGATCGAGCAGATCAAGAGGAACAGCCAGAGGGTGATGGAGTCCATGCAGAGTACTCTGGATGCTGAGGTCAGGAGCAGGAACGATGCCCTGAGAATCAAGAAGAAGATGGAGGGAGATCTCAATGAGATGGAGATACAACTGAGCCACGCCAACCGGCAGGCGGCAGAAGCCCAGAAGCAGCTGAGAAATGTTCAGGGACAGCTTAAG gaTGCACAGCTTCATCTTGACGAAGCCCTCAGAGGCCAGGATGACATGAAAGAGCAGGTTGCGATGGTGGAGCGCAGAAACACCCTGATGATGGCTGAGATCGAGGAGCTCAGAGCTGCTCTGGAGCAAACAGAGAGAAGCCGCAAAGTGGCTGAACAGGAGCTGGTGGATGCTAGTGAGCGTGTTACCCTGCTGCACTCTCAG AATACCAGCCTTATCAACACCAAGAAGAAGCTGGAGGCCGACTTTGTCCAGGTTCAAGGTGAGGTGGAGGATGCCATTCAGGAGGCGAGAAATGCTGAAGAGAAGGCCAAGAAGGCCATCACTGAT GCAGCCATGAtggcagaggagctgaagaagGAGCAGGACACCAGTGCTCATTTAGAGAGGATGAAGAAAAACCTGGAGGTCACAGTGAAGGACCTGCAGCACCGTCTGGAGGAGGCCGAGAATCTGGCTCTGAAGGGAGGCAAGAAGCAGCTCCAGAAACTGGAAGCTAGG GTTCGTGAGCTGGAGGGGGAGGTTGAGGCTGAGCAGAGACGCGGAGCTGAAGCCATCAAAGGTGTCCGCAAGTATGAACGCAGAGTAAAGGAGCTCACCTATCAG ACTGAGGAGGACAAGAAGAACATCGCCCGTCTTCAGGATCTGGTGGACAAGCTGCAGCTCAAAGTGAAATCCTACAAGCGTCAATCTGAGGACGCT GAGGAGCAGGCCAACGCTCATCTGTCCAGGTACAGGAAGGTCCAGCATGAGCTGGAGGAGGCCCAGGAGCGAGCTGACATCGCTGAGTCACAGGTCAACAAGCTGCGGGCCAAGAGCCGCGAAATGGGCAGG GGAAAGGAGGCTGAAGAGTGA